One part of the Podarcis muralis chromosome 3, rPodMur119.hap1.1, whole genome shotgun sequence genome encodes these proteins:
- the GEMIN6 gene encoding gem-associated protein 6 → MTEWQRKTPLEWLTYVNKEIEVLAAEKQNYKGWVLTVDPVSANILLANPLENGKVSVSGILGHAVQEVKILSEASDAMKEKLAHLFMPGESQTYSQEELEDKKSSLKNWLEKNHIPVREQGESQATLCVAGVLTIDPPYAPEDCNSSNEIILSRVQGLIQSYLGLQQ, encoded by the exons ATGACTGAGTGGCAGAGGAAAACACCTTTGGAATGGCTGACTTATGTGAATAAAGAAATTGAAGTTCTGGCTGCTGAGAAACAGAATTATAAAGGATGGGTTTTAACAGTCGATCCAGTGTCTGCCAA CATTCTTCTGGCAAATCCCCTTGAGAATGGAAAAGTGTCTGTTTCAGGCATCTTGGGGCATGCAGTGCAAGAGGTGAAGATCTTGTCCGAAGCATCCGATGCTATGAAAGAGAAACTTGCCCACCTATTCATGCCTGGAGAAAGCCAAACCTACAGTCAAGAGGAGCTGGAGGACAAGAAAAGCAGCTTGAAGAACTGGTTGGAGAAAAACCATATTCCTGTAAGGGAGCAAGGAGAGTCACAAGCAACACTCTGTGTTGCAGGGGTGTTGACTATTGACCCACCGTATGCACCAGAGGATTGCAATAGTTCCAATGAAATAATTTTGTCTCGAGTTCAAGGATTGATACAAAGTTATCTTGGCCTTCAGCAATGA